In one Pseudomonas fitomaticsae genomic region, the following are encoded:
- a CDS encoding c-type cytochrome, with protein MRASRFTLLLPLFLTLSGCGEDPKPPASTNSNSIPKDPALAQIYANSCQLCHANPAANAPLTGDRKAWEPRIQQGADTLLDHAINGYNGMPPMGQCVECSEEQFLQLIGFMADQPLPQ; from the coding sequence ATGCGGGCAAGCCGATTCACTTTACTGCTGCCATTGTTCCTGACTCTGTCAGGCTGCGGCGAAGACCCCAAACCCCCGGCCAGCACCAACAGCAACTCCATTCCTAAAGACCCGGCGCTGGCGCAGATCTACGCCAACAGCTGCCAGCTCTGCCACGCCAACCCCGCCGCGAATGCGCCTCTGACCGGTGACCGCAAGGCCTGGGAACCGCGGATCCAGCAGGGCGCCGACACGCTGCTCGACCACGCCATCAATGGCTACAACGGCATGCCGCCGATGGGCCAGTGCGTCGAGTGCTCGGAAGAACAATTCCTTCAGTTGATCGGCTTCATGGCCGATCAGC